The following coding sequences lie in one Apium graveolens cultivar Ventura chromosome 3, ASM990537v1, whole genome shotgun sequence genomic window:
- the LOC141715160 gene encoding F-box/kelch-repeat protein At3g06240-like, with product MASQRFIQLPEELQIDVFFRLAVRSLLICKCVCKLFRTIIQNPDFEQARRSLNISIATAEPDRTETEKPLCSALSGTACTSELLLVQSDNNINIVSIDTATNDVISSTLLTTIIPYIRSLFLVGSCNGLVCFSARTKRKWDNMLLLWNPVSRKTKYLPEPPKDEFYYKFSTEFCFIPETNDYIVLIIGSPYRGTVRVAVYKMSTDSWTIHRSNISIRSDLNHQMTPVFVNGSFHWGVKSPDSKIISYNPKEELFREIKTPFNHDERFVDDSEWNVAVIEGSLGVMYWNYRGKGEVHIFKMKDYRVQDSWLYIQFRNSLLSPLLGNWKDKLITTDSRNFYLYDYDTHKRKQWIPQSAGLPRLCSFLDTNIP from the coding sequence ATGGCGTCTCAGCGGTTCATTCAGTTACCAGAAGAACTCCAGATTGATGTATTTTTTCGACTTGCTGTACGATCTTTATTAATTTGCAAATGTGTTTGTAAACTGTTTCGCACTATCATTCAAAACCCTGATTTCGAACAAGCACGTCGTTCTCTGAATATATCCATCGCTACGGCCGAGCCAgaccgaaccgaaaccgaaaaaccaCTTTGCTCAGCCCTATCTGGTACTGCATGTACCTCAGAGTTACTGTTAGTGCAATCTGACAATAATATCAATATTGTATCAATCGACACCGCGACGAATGATGTGATCTCCTCCACACTTTTAACTACAATTATTCCATATATTCGCAGCTTGTTTCTCGTTGGTTCATGCAATGGCTTGGTTTGCTTTTCTGCTCGGACTAAGCGTAAGTGGGATAATATGTTGTTATTGTGGAATCCTGTAAGTCGAAAAACTAAATATCTTCCTGAACCACCAAAGGATGAGTTTTACTACAAATTTTCTACGGAATTTTGTTTTATCCCGGAAACTAATGATTATATTGTTCTGATAATTGGATCTCCGTATCGTGGTACGGTTCGTGTTGCAGTGTACAAGATGAGTACAGATTCTTGGACAATTCATCGCAGTAATATAAGTATTCGTAGTGATTTAAACCATCAGATGACTCCTGTATTCGTGAATGGATCTTTCCATTGGGGTGTCAAAAGTCCTGATAGCAAAATTATTTCTTATAATCCCAAAGAGGAGCTGTTCCGAGAGATCAAGACTCCGTTTAATCATGATGAACGATTTGTAGACGACAGTGAATGGAATGTTGCAGTGATAGAGGGATCACTAGGCGTGATGTACTGGAACTATAGGGGTAAAGGTGAGGTACACATATTTAAGATGAAAGATTACAGGGTTCAAGATTCATGGCTCTACATTCAGTTCCGTAATAGTTTACTTTCTCCTCTTCTAGGTAACTGGAAAGATAAACTGATAACAACTGATTCCAGGAACTTTTATCTCTATGATTACGATACCCATAAGAGGAAGCAATGGATACCACAATCAGCTGGTTTACCGCGTTTGTGTAGCTTTTTGGATACCAATATACCATGA